One part of the Deinococcus sp. NW-56 genome encodes these proteins:
- a CDS encoding N-acetylmuramic acid 6-phosphate etherase, with amino-acid sequence MTTPPLTGPATPPLPADPRRTEAVHPGHPDLDRLGVDALVQALVDDQHAALAAVKAAAPALARAVEAALPRLQAGGRLLYLGAGTSGRLGILDASELPPTFSWPPERAVGLIAGGDGAIRRATEGAEDDPARGEADVVGAGVGTGDVALLLAASGTTPYVLGAARGARAAGALTVGLANNPGAPLLAAVDCPVLLDTGPEVISGSTRLKAGTAQKIALNTLSSALMVRLGKVYGNLMVDLRASNAKLEARALALTCHATGAGEAEARAALAGAGGHVKTAVVMLRLGVDAPEARARLEAANGHARLALGEE; translated from the coding sequence ATGACGACTCCCCCCCTGACTGGCCCCGCCACGCCGCCCCTTCCCGCCGACCCCCGCCGCACCGAGGCGGTTCATCCGGGGCACCCCGACCTCGACCGGCTGGGCGTGGACGCGCTGGTGCAGGCGCTGGTGGACGACCAGCACGCGGCGCTCGCGGCGGTGAAGGCGGCGGCCCCGGCGCTGGCGCGGGCGGTGGAGGCGGCGCTGCCCCGGCTGCAAGCGGGCGGGCGGCTACTGTACCTGGGCGCGGGGACGAGCGGGCGGCTGGGCATCCTGGACGCCTCGGAGCTGCCGCCCACCTTCTCGTGGCCGCCGGAGCGGGCCGTGGGACTCATCGCCGGAGGGGACGGGGCGATTCGCCGGGCGACCGAGGGCGCCGAGGACGACCCCGCGCGGGGCGAGGCGGATGTGGTCGGCGCCGGGGTGGGGACGGGGGACGTGGCGCTGCTCCTCGCGGCGAGCGGCACCACCCCCTACGTGCTGGGGGCGGCGCGGGGGGCGCGGGCGGCGGGGGCGCTGACGGTGGGCCTCGCCAACAACCCCGGCGCTCCCCTGCTGGCGGCGGTGGACTGCCCGGTGCTGCTGGACACCGGCCCGGAGGTGATCAGCGGCAGCACCCGGCTCAAGGCCGGGACCGCGCAGAAGATCGCCTTGAACACCCTGTCGAGCGCCCTGATGGTCCGGCTGGGCAAGGTCTACGGCAACCTGATGGTGGATCTGCGGGCCAGCAACGCCAAGCTCGAAGCCCGCGCCCTGGCCCTGACCTGCCACGCGACCGGCGCGGGGGAGGCGGAAGCCAGGGCCGCCCTCGCGGGAGCCGGGGGTCACGTCAAGACGGCGGTCGTGATGCTGCGGCTCGGCGTGGACGCACCGGAGGCGCGGGCGCGGCTGGAGGCGGCGAACGGCCACGCCCGCCTCGCCCTGGGGGAAGAATGA
- a CDS encoding anhydro-N-acetylmuramic acid kinase — protein sequence MTPPRVLGLMSGTSADGIDAALLELPGWPTLGAGGRFPRLPGGVPRGRVVEHVFTPYPPELRAAVLRAMRNEADTADLTQLHWWLGEALAEAARPLAGDADLIASHGQTVAHHPRPDPARGWARPATLQLGAAAVIAERTGKPVVADFRPADLAAGGQGAPLVPFADWALFAQAGVRRAVHNLGGISNLTLLPGEDPGGVLAFDTGPANCLLDEVAALVGQACDEGGRLAAAGTLHPETLAAWLAHPELQAPPPKATGREVWTLGRLPSPPALSVPDLAATATAFTARTVADAYRRWVLPRGLDEVVVAGGGARNPVLLAALRRALSPVPVRTFSEVGWAEHGFTDATREAAAFALLGYARAQGWPNTLPGATGARRAAHAGSLLAPPPPETPA from the coding sequence TTGACCCCTCCCCGCGTCCTGGGCCTGATGAGCGGCACGAGCGCCGACGGCATCGACGCCGCGCTGCTGGAGCTGCCGGGCTGGCCCACGCTGGGGGCGGGCGGGCGCTTTCCCCGGTTGCCGGGAGGGGTGCCGCGTGGCCGGGTGGTGGAGCACGTCTTCACCCCCTACCCGCCGGAGCTGCGGGCCGCCGTCCTGCGGGCGATGCGGAACGAGGCGGACACGGCCGATCTCACCCAGTTGCACTGGTGGCTGGGCGAGGCGCTGGCCGAAGCCGCCCGGCCCCTCGCCGGGGACGCGGACCTGATCGCCTCGCACGGGCAGACGGTGGCGCACCATCCCCGGCCTGACCCCGCGCGGGGCTGGGCGCGGCCCGCCACCCTGCAACTCGGGGCGGCAGCGGTGATCGCTGAGCGAACCGGGAAGCCCGTCGTGGCGGACTTCCGCCCGGCCGACCTCGCGGCGGGGGGACAGGGGGCGCCACTGGTCCCCTTCGCGGACTGGGCGCTGTTCGCGCAGGCGGGGGTGCGCCGGGCGGTCCACAACCTCGGCGGGATCAGCAACCTGACCCTCCTGCCGGGGGAAGACCCCGGCGGCGTGCTCGCCTTCGACACCGGCCCCGCCAACTGCCTGCTGGACGAGGTGGCCGCCCTCGTCGGGCAGGCGTGCGATGAGGGCGGGCGGCTGGCGGCGGCGGGGACCCTTCATCCGGAGACGCTGGCCGCGTGGCTCGCGCATCCCGAACTCCAGGCCCCGCCGCCCAAGGCCACCGGGCGGGAGGTCTGGACCCTGGGGCGTCTCCCCTCCCCCCCCGCCCTGTCCGTGCCCGACCTTGCCGCCACCGCGACCGCCTTCACCGCGCGGACGGTCGCGGACGCCTACCGGCGCTGGGTCCTCCCGCGCGGGCTGGACGAGGTGGTCGTCGCGGGGGGCGGGGCGCGGAATCCGGTGCTGCTGGCCGCCCTGCGCCGGGCTCTTTCACCCGTCCCTGTCCGCACTTTCTCGGAGGTCGGCTGGGCCGAGCACGGCTTCACCGACGCCACCCGCGAGGCCGCCGCCTTCGCCCTGCTGGGCTACGCGCGGGCGCAGGGCTGGCCCAACACGCTGCCGGGGGCGACCGGGGCGCGGCGGGCCGCCCACGCCGGAAGCCTCCTCGCTCCCCCTCCCCCGGAGACCCCCGCATGA